A DNA window from Patagioenas fasciata isolate bPatFas1 chromosome 1, bPatFas1.hap1, whole genome shotgun sequence contains the following coding sequences:
- the LOC136097343 gene encoding prolactin-like, which yields MGTGAETDPTGARVAPARRAVSPAAGGLLTVAVGCARQGRTRRDGEIPPCAHIPTRYKERTQGQRRRCQPLRSAAGSGLGGAMALARAAGRAGAAAALALLWLLVCAPGDAGCHLLTVADLFDRVIRHSGRIHSLSTALYTELEKHFPPRDNELRKSARKCHTSGMLTPNRKEYAQKIPREELTHLILKLLQAWKEPLSHFNQHIEHHQELPDDSLSKAKQISNMVHELKTGVEKVTEKMQSMGIISNSLNGMASSEAAGLSISNEANMMSDSDFIHCFRRDSNKVQSYLKILKCRIMPENSC from the exons atggggacaggggcggAGACCGACCCCACCGGTGCGAGGGTCGCTCCCGCCCGCCGAGCCGTGAGCCCCGCTGCGGGCGGCTTACTCACGGTGGCCGTGGGCTGCGCACGTCAGGGAAGGACCCGTCGTGACGGGGAGATCCCCCCCTGCGCGCACATCCCCACTCGATATAAAGAGAGGACGCAGGGGCAACGTCGGCGATGTCAGCCGCTGCGCTCCGCGGCGGGCAGCGGGCTCGGTGGCGCCATGGCCCTGGCCCGGGCGGCGGGGCGAGCAG GTGCCGCCGCGGCGCTGGCGCTGCTGTGGCTGCTGGTCTGCGCCCCGGGGGACGCCGGCTGCCACCTCCTGACCGTGGCCGATCTCTTCGACCGGGTGATCCGGCACTCGGGCAGAATCCACAGCCTCTCCACGGCGCTCTACACCGAGCTG GAAAAACACTTTCCTCCCCGTGACAACGAGCTGAGGAAGTCCGCTCGCAAGTGCCACACGTCGGGGATGCTGACCCCCAACCGCAAAGAATACGCCCAAAAAATCCCG AGAGAAGAACTAACTCACTTGATACTGAAACTTTTGCAAGCCTGGAAAGAACCACTTTCACATTTTAACCAGCATATTGAGCACCACCAAGAACTTCCTGATGACAGCCTTAGCAAAGCTAAGCAAATCAGCAATATGGTACATGAGCTGAAGACTGGAGTTGAGAAAGTAACAGAAAAG ATGCAATCAATGGGGATCATCAGCAATTCATTGAATGGAATGGCATCATCTGAAGCTGCTGGTTTATCCAttagtaatgaagcaaacatgaTGAGTGACTCTGACTTCATTCACTGTTTCAGGAGAGACTCCAATAAAGTACAAAGCTACTTAAAAATTCTTAAATGCAGAATTATGCCAGAAAATAGTTGTTAG
- the DBX2 gene encoding homeobox protein DBX2 yields MLPSALYWDLVGSSALLNLPAAPGFGNLGKSFLIENLLRAGAPPSPAQLRPLPASPVPLKLCPAAEQINPSGGPYPTRWAFQVLNPSAADGGRLPARAPAAERGGVFPPAATALSKHFFLRAPPFYSACCGGSCQHPASPTAFPREESVLPLLSQESNSKARRGILRRAVFSEDQRKALEKMFQKQKYISKTDRKKLAINLGLKESQVKIWFQNRRMKWRNSKEKEVLSNRCLQEEGLQENYLSRSSMNFTSPCPSVWEVSQEQASPRWRENSPGNSEKLTRTQPPPRANSSQSPLYLYPDQDTANKAVTA; encoded by the exons ATGCTGCCCAGCGCCCTGTACTGGGACCTGGTGGGCTCCTCGGCTCTCCTCAACTTGCCGGCCGCGCCGGGCTTCGGCAACCTGGGCAAAAGTTTCCTTATCGAGAACTTGCTGCGGGCCGGGGCGCCGCCGAGCCCTGCCCAGCTCCGTCCCCTCCCCGCCAGCCCCGTCCCACTCAAGCTGTGCCCTGCAGCGGAACAAATCAACCCTTCAGGGGGTCCCTACCCGACAAGATGGGCTTTTCAAGTGCTTAACCCCTCAGCGGCGGACGGCGGCCGCCTGCCAGCGCGGGCTCCGGCGGCGGAGAGAGGCGGCGTCTTCCCGCCGGCAGCCACAG CTCTTTCCAAACACTTTTTTCTCCGAGCCCCGCCATTCTACTCGGCGTGCTGCGGTGGGTCCTGTCAGCACCCTGCATCCCCCACTGCTTTTCCAA GAGAGGAAAGTGTCCTGCCTCTTCTGAGCCAGGAGTCTAACTCCAAAGCCCGGAGAGGCATATTAAGAAgagctgtcttttctgaagaccAGAGGAAAGCTTTGGAGAAAATGTTTCAGAAGCAGAAGTATATCAGTAAAACAGATAGGAAGAAACTGGCCATTAACCTGGGTCTAAAGGAGTCTCAG GTGAAAATTTGGTTTCAGAATCGAAGGATGAAATGGCGAAACTCCAAAGAAAAAGAAGTGCTTTCAAACAGGTGCCTCCAAGAAGAAGGTCTTCAGGAGAACTACCTCTCACGATCCAGCATGAATTTTACCTCCCCATGCCCATCTGTGTGGGAAGTGTCTCAGGAGCAGGCGAGTCCAAGGTGGAGGGAGAATTCTCCAGGAAATTCTGAAAAACTGACTCGTACACAACCACCCCCAAGAGCAAATTCATCGCAGAGCCCACTGTATTTGTATCCTGACCAAGACACTGCAAACAAGGCAGTTACAGCCTAA